The Picrophilus oshimae DSM 9789 genome includes a window with the following:
- a CDS encoding MFS transporter, which produces MNVFTVPMLGIFLIRYFNADAAWTGILTGATLGGAAIGSILGGIINDSLGRRKSFLINNIIFIIAAIASLFSRNVLMFTVSRFIAGFPVGSDIPNVYSYIMESSSPGKREYFGTMNTEMATLAILSINSIILLMLLIHLSKIIWRLVIFSSVIPNIILLINYNRLDNISVNNHGYINFIKKLRENNLKWHATLYSWICGICSSVEVSTFAFFIPYIVTRLHIYNIIGSRIITLLIYAFGVPAGIIGPLMLPRLGLKRLGSYGFIIAFISLIGSGLSIYLGRYYITLIFMVIFIFGNHWNNQPLLTAQALVSSREYRGTAIGLSNFIGNVPSFLAVLAFPTIVSIIGLGIATMLISIASLTGIIVSSKVFIEIYRYTESF; this is translated from the coding sequence ATGAATGTATTTACAGTACCAATGCTGGGCATATTTTTAATAAGATATTTCAATGCAGACGCAGCGTGGACAGGCATTTTAACAGGCGCAACGTTAGGTGGTGCTGCCATTGGCTCAATACTGGGCGGCATTATTAATGACTCTCTTGGCAGGAGAAAAAGTTTTTTAATAAATAATATAATTTTTATAATAGCAGCAATTGCGTCTCTTTTTTCAAGGAATGTCTTGATGTTCACGGTATCAAGATTCATTGCAGGATTTCCTGTTGGCTCAGACATACCAAACGTTTATTCATATATAATGGAGAGCTCATCACCAGGAAAACGCGAGTACTTTGGAACAATGAACACTGAAATGGCAACACTTGCAATACTGTCAATAAATTCTATTATATTATTAATGCTGCTTATACACCTATCAAAGATTATATGGAGATTAGTTATATTTTCATCAGTTATTCCAAATATAATATTATTAATAAACTATAACAGGCTTGATAATATAAGTGTAAATAATCATGGATACATAAACTTCATAAAAAAGCTAAGGGAAAACAATTTAAAATGGCACGCAACTTTATACTCCTGGATCTGCGGCATATGCAGCAGCGTTGAGGTAAGCACATTTGCATTTTTCATTCCATATATAGTAACAAGACTTCATATATATAATATAATAGGCTCCAGGATAATAACTCTTTTAATATACGCTTTTGGTGTACCTGCAGGCATTATAGGTCCATTGATGCTGCCAAGGCTTGGGCTTAAAAGACTTGGCTCATACGGATTTATAATTGCCTTTATATCACTTATTGGCTCAGGTTTATCGATCTATCTTGGCCGCTATTATATAACATTAATCTTCATGGTAATCTTTATCTTTGGAAACCACTGGAACAATCAGCCATTATTGACGGCTCAGGCCCTGGTCTCATCCAGGGAATACCGTGGAACTGCAATAGGTTTAAGCAATTTCATAGGCAATGTTCCATCATTCTTGGCCGTGCTTGCATTTCCAACAATTGTTTCCATCATAGGTCTTGGAATTGCAACAATGTTAATATCAATTGCATCACTTACCGGAATAATAGTCTCATCGAAGGTATTTATAGAAATTTACAGATATACTGAATCATTTTAA